One Pseudomonas lalucatii genomic window carries:
- the topA gene encoding type I DNA topoisomerase produces the protein MGKSLVIVESPAKAKTINKYLGSQYVVKSSIGHIRDLPTSGSASAAKEPAKRGKAAAGEAPALSPKEKAKRQLFSRMGVDPEQGWKAKYEILPGKEKVVEELRRLAKEADTIYLATDLDREGEAIAWHLRESIGGDDSRYKRVVFNEITKKAIQEAFAEPGELDINRVNAQQARRFLDRVVGYMVSPLLWAKIARGLSAGRVQSVAVKLVVEREKEIRAFVPEEYWEVHADLGTAKGATVRFEVARENGAAFKPLNEAQAMAALATLKASSYSIAKREDKPTSSKPSAPFITSTLQQAASNRLGFGVKKTMMMAQRLYEAGYITYMRTDSTNLSADAVSMVRDFIENEYGTKYLPAKANVYSSKEGAQEAHEAIRPSDVNLKPTQLSGMERDAERLYELIWRQFVACQMPPAEYLSTTVTVTAAQFELRAKGRILKFDGYTRALPQQSKPGEDDVLPEMSQGELLELLKLDPSQHFTKPPARYSEASLVKEMEKRGIGRPSTYAAIISTIQDRGYVALHNRRFYSEKMGEIVTERLSESFANLMDYGFTAGMEEHLDDVAQGEREWKHLLDEFYGDFKGKLEVAEASDSGMRANLPTPTDIPCRECGRPMMIRTASTGVFLGCSGYSLPPKERCKSTLNLIPGDEIAADDEGESESRVLLGKHRCQKCGTAMDAYLLDETRKLHVCGNNPDCSGYEVEQGQYRIKGYEGPSLECDKCGSQMQLKTGRFGKFFGCTNGECKNTRKLLKSGEPAPPKMDAVKMPELKCEKVNDTYVLRDGASGLFLAASQFPKNRETRAPLVLELLPHKDEIDPKYHFLLEAPQKDPEGRPAVIRYSRKTKEQYVQSEVEGKPTGWRAFYDGGKWKVEDKR, from the coding sequence ATGGGTAAATCGCTGGTCATCGTGGAATCCCCGGCCAAGGCCAAGACCATCAACAAGTACCTGGGCAGCCAGTACGTGGTGAAGTCGAGCATCGGCCACATCCGTGACCTGCCTACCAGTGGCTCGGCGAGCGCCGCCAAGGAGCCGGCCAAGCGCGGCAAGGCCGCGGCCGGCGAGGCGCCGGCCCTGTCGCCCAAGGAAAAGGCCAAGCGTCAGCTGTTCTCCCGCATGGGGGTCGATCCGGAGCAGGGCTGGAAGGCCAAGTACGAGATCCTCCCCGGCAAGGAAAAGGTGGTCGAGGAACTGCGCCGCTTGGCCAAGGAAGCCGACACCATCTATCTCGCGACCGACTTGGATCGCGAGGGGGAAGCCATCGCCTGGCACCTGCGCGAGTCCATCGGCGGCGACGACAGCCGCTACAAGCGCGTGGTGTTCAACGAGATCACCAAGAAGGCGATCCAGGAGGCTTTCGCCGAACCGGGCGAGCTCGACATCAACAGGGTCAATGCCCAGCAGGCGCGACGTTTCCTCGATCGCGTGGTGGGCTACATGGTCTCGCCGCTGCTGTGGGCGAAGATCGCCCGCGGCCTGTCCGCCGGGCGCGTGCAGTCGGTGGCGGTGAAGCTGGTGGTCGAGCGCGAGAAGGAAATCCGTGCCTTCGTCCCGGAAGAGTACTGGGAAGTGCACGCCGACCTCGGCACCGCCAAGGGCGCGACCGTGCGCTTCGAGGTGGCGCGGGAGAACGGCGCCGCCTTCAAGCCGCTGAACGAAGCTCAGGCCATGGCCGCCCTGGCGACGCTCAAGGCGTCCAGCTACAGCATCGCCAAGCGCGAAGACAAGCCGACCAGCAGCAAGCCTTCGGCGCCCTTCATCACCTCCACCCTGCAGCAGGCCGCGAGCAACCGCCTGGGCTTCGGCGTGAAGAAGACCATGATGATGGCCCAGCGCCTCTACGAGGCCGGCTACATCACCTATATGCGTACCGACTCGACCAACCTCTCGGCGGACGCCGTGAGCATGGTCCGTGATTTCATCGAGAACGAGTACGGCACCAAGTACCTGCCGGCCAAGGCCAATGTCTACAGCAGCAAGGAGGGCGCCCAGGAGGCCCACGAGGCGATCCGCCCCTCCGACGTCAACCTCAAGCCGACCCAGTTGTCCGGCATGGAGCGCGATGCCGAGCGCCTCTACGAGTTGATCTGGCGCCAGTTCGTCGCCTGCCAGATGCCGCCGGCCGAGTACCTGTCGACCACGGTCACCGTGACCGCGGCCCAGTTCGAGCTGCGTGCCAAGGGCCGTATCCTCAAGTTCGACGGCTATACCCGGGCGCTGCCGCAGCAGAGCAAGCCGGGCGAGGACGACGTGCTGCCCGAGATGAGTCAGGGCGAGCTGCTCGAGCTGCTCAAACTCGACCCCAGCCAGCATTTCACCAAGCCGCCGGCGCGCTATTCCGAGGCCAGCCTGGTCAAGGAGATGGAGAAGCGCGGCATCGGCCGGCCTTCGACCTACGCGGCGATCATCTCGACCATCCAGGACCGTGGCTACGTCGCCCTGCACAACCGTCGCTTCTACTCGGAAAAGATGGGCGAGATCGTCACCGAGCGCCTGTCCGAGAGCTTCGCCAACCTGATGGACTACGGCTTCACCGCCGGCATGGAGGAGCATCTGGACGATGTCGCCCAGGGCGAGCGCGAGTGGAAGCACCTGCTCGACGAGTTCTACGGCGACTTCAAGGGCAAGCTGGAGGTGGCCGAGGCCAGCGACAGCGGCATGCGCGCCAACCTGCCGACCCCGACCGACATTCCCTGCCGCGAATGCGGCAGGCCGATGATGATCCGGACCGCCTCCACCGGCGTGTTCCTCGGCTGCTCCGGCTACAGCCTGCCGCCGAAGGAGCGTTGCAAGTCGACCCTCAACCTGATCCCGGGCGACGAGATCGCCGCGGACGACGAGGGCGAATCCGAGTCGCGGGTGCTGCTCGGCAAGCATCGCTGCCAGAAATGCGGCACCGCCATGGATGCCTACCTGCTGGACGAGACGCGCAAGCTGCACGTCTGCGGCAATAACCCGGACTGCTCCGGCTATGAGGTCGAACAGGGCCAGTACCGCATCAAGGGCTACGAGGGGCCGAGCCTGGAGTGCGACAAGTGCGGCAGCCAGATGCAGCTCAAGACCGGGCGTTTCGGCAAGTTCTTCGGCTGCACCAACGGCGAATGCAAGAACACCCGCAAGCTGCTCAAGAGCGGCGAGCCGGCGCCGCCGAAGATGGATGCGGTGAAGATGCCGGAGCTCAAGTGCGAGAAGGTCAACGACACCTACGTGCTGCGCGACGGCGCTTCCGGACTGTTCCTCGCCGCCAGCCAGTTCCCGAAGAACCGCGAGACCCGCGCGCCGCTGGTGCTGGAACTGCTTCCGCACAAGGACGAGATCGACCCCAAGTATCACTTCCTGCTGGAGGCGCCGCAGAAGGATCCGGAAGGCCGCCCGGCGGTGATCCGTTACAGCCGCAAGACCAAGGAGCAGTACGTGCAGTCCGAGGTCGAGGGCAAGCCCACCGGCTGGCGCGCCTTCTACGATGGCGGCAAATGGAAGGTCGAAGACAAGCGCTGA
- a CDS encoding DUF1653 domain-containing protein: protein MQLQPGLYRHYKGPEYRVFGVARHSESEQQMVVYQALYGDYGLWVRPLEMFCEEVVVEGKTLPRFALIRAETPVIGGD, encoded by the coding sequence ATGCAGCTACAACCCGGTCTTTATCGTCACTACAAGGGGCCCGAGTACCGGGTATTCGGTGTCGCCCGACACTCCGAGAGCGAACAGCAGATGGTGGTCTACCAGGCGCTGTACGGCGATTACGGGCTGTGGGTGCGACCGCTGGAGATGTTCTGCGAGGAGGTTGTGGTCGAGGGCAAAACGCTGCCGCGCTTTGCCCTGATACGGGCCGAGACGCCGGTAATCGGCGGGGACTGA